From one Acidobacteriota bacterium genomic stretch:
- a CDS encoding amino acid permease, translating to MQLKRNLGLTTAVALIVGQVIAVGIFLTPAGMAKSVGSPFWLFAIWIFIGLMTLSGALCYGELASRYPEAGGSYVYLREAYGKGTAFLYGWMVLLVLDPGLTAVFGVGLAAYAGFLVELSPLGQKLLAVSVVVIVGLINIVGAGIGANFLKALTVLKIGTLLFIIFFGFLGGFGDWNNFRPFFEVPKDTFGAFAGGIVGAFFAFAGWWEVTRLSGEIEDPEKNVPRALTIGVVVITVLYILTSAVFYYLVPLGSVTSDETFAAQAGVAMFGPVGGAVFAAVVIVSVLGTLFAYLMVSPRVYYAMAQDGLFFKSFGELHPRFQTPHRATLIQIALASLLILSGTFNEIIGYFFFIVVLFIALSVAGLFRIRKREFDGYKTLFYPVTPVFFLLITSVVLLMIAMKNPLQTIIGTAVVLLGIPVYRMLRNSDL from the coding sequence ATGCAACTAAAGCGAAATCTCGGACTTACAACTGCCGTCGCGCTGATCGTCGGACAAGTTATCGCGGTCGGCATTTTCCTGACACCGGCGGGAATGGCAAAGTCGGTCGGGTCGCCATTTTGGCTATTTGCGATCTGGATCTTCATCGGTTTGATGACGCTCAGCGGCGCGCTTTGCTACGGCGAATTGGCTTCGCGCTACCCGGAGGCCGGAGGCAGTTACGTCTATCTTCGCGAGGCATACGGCAAGGGTACGGCTTTTCTTTACGGTTGGATGGTTCTGCTCGTGCTCGATCCGGGATTGACGGCCGTTTTCGGAGTCGGGCTCGCGGCGTACGCTGGTTTTTTGGTCGAGTTGTCGCCTCTCGGCCAAAAGTTGCTCGCCGTTTCGGTCGTCGTCATCGTCGGACTGATCAACATCGTCGGCGCGGGCATCGGCGCCAATTTTCTTAAAGCGCTGACGGTGCTGAAGATCGGAACGCTGCTCTTCATTATCTTTTTCGGTTTCCTCGGCGGGTTTGGCGACTGGAACAATTTCCGGCCGTTCTTTGAGGTTCCAAAAGACACCTTCGGAGCCTTCGCCGGCGGCATCGTCGGCGCCTTTTTCGCTTTTGCAGGTTGGTGGGAAGTAACGCGTCTGTCGGGTGAGATCGAAGATCCCGAAAAGAACGTGCCGCGCGCGCTGACGATCGGCGTCGTCGTGATCACGGTTCTTTACATTCTGACGAGCGCGGTCTTCTACTACCTCGTTCCGCTCGGAAGCGTCACGAGCGACGAGACGTTCGCGGCCCAGGCGGGCGTGGCGATGTTCGGCCCGGTCGGAGGCGCGGTTTTCGCCGCGGTCGTCATTGTTTCAGTTCTCGGGACGCTTTTCGCCTATTTGATGGTCTCGCCGCGCGTCTATTATGCGATGGCTCAGGACGGATTGTTCTTCAAATCGTTCGGCGAACTTCATCCGCGGTTTCAGACGCCGCACCGCGCGACACTGATCCAGATCGCGCTCGCTTCGCTCCTGATCCTGAGCGGAACCTTCAACGAGATCATCGGTTATTTCTTTTTTATCGTTGTGCTGTTCATCGCGCTTTCGGTCGCCGGACTGTTTCGGATCCGCAAAAGGGAATTCGACGGTTACAAGACGCTTTTCTACCCGGTCACGCCGGTCTTTTTCCTGTTGATCACATCGGTCGTACTGCTGATGATCGCAATGAAAAATCCGCTCCAGACGATCATCGGAACCGCGGTCGTCCTGCTCGGGATACCGGTGTACCGAATGTTAAGGAATTCGGATTTGTGA
- a CDS encoding TonB-dependent receptor, with protein MKSPFFVALLFLSGLAFCAHVVAQQPSATLTGVVSDPNGASIPNASVTVRNTSTNLVRTVASNAEGIFVVSSLPAGEYEIRFSATGFTPVKIVNVVLAVGQTETRNQRLEVITLDTTITIDDTNAAPLVETQTSKVDEVIGAREIENLPLNGRNFLELALLTPGNSIAPNFDPTKTNTVVISSAGQLGRGGNVMVDGTDNNDDLVGGALINISQDAVQEFQVATNRFSAEFGRSASSIINIVTKSGTNRLRGSLSFYERDRRLQELPATFDRSQPTPPFDRQQYSFTLGGPIIKDRLWAFGAAEYRDQDGATLVGIRNVATRTITRGFATAPLKNLLLNSRLDYQANAKNNVNFRYSFEDIDATDASKLDRPIGSASYRQILKNRFHSFMTNWTSVISPKFVNNFSFSVNNFDNDTAPTVDGIQFTFPSILDGASFRVPQATKQNRLQFTNAMTAVLGEHTLKFGGEYQRIDGTLNLGVFRQGRIEFVQDFANFDRNNDGRIDDGDLLFAVTLRSGLPNQDLNLQDIDNNYFAFFVQDDWRVLPNLTLNLGLRYEVDTNVKNNSGYGGINPLVASFYRGNRSVDTDNFAPRVGFNLALLDDKLSIHGGYGIYYDRVTLELITLERGLDGRALPVQVRAGNALTDPNGVPIFLDQNGRFLPFAPTIQNPYIGFVLPGAGASGINIIDNDLENPMIQQSNLGIQWEFYRNFVLRADYLRNFGTNFIIGRTIGTVNNPVVGGPDRVVNLESSVKFFYDGLLLSFEKRFADRFGFRAAYTLSKAFNYSNDDQIPFSNGPLDPNNLQLDFGPTPNDQRHRFTLAGTIEMPYGFRLSPILTLASGVPMDILVPGGANRVPAIQRNAGGRLFGNASELNAFLTAYNAGQAVANRLPLAPANARFNDNFSSLDLRFSKVFKFKERFRLEPIVEVFNVFNTTNILGVSNTNYSGFGNVLGTAGFGQPVTTAGGVFGSGGPRAFQFAARFTF; from the coding sequence ATGAAATCCCCCTTTTTTGTCGCACTTCTTTTTCTTTCCGGCCTGGCTTTTTGCGCCCACGTCGTTGCTCAACAGCCAAGCGCAACGCTTACCGGCGTCGTCAGCGATCCGAATGGCGCGTCGATTCCGAATGCATCGGTAACAGTCAGAAATACGTCGACGAACCTTGTGCGAACTGTAGCCAGCAACGCCGAGGGCATTTTCGTCGTTTCGAGCCTTCCCGCAGGCGAGTATGAGATTCGGTTTTCGGCGACTGGATTCACGCCCGTCAAGATAGTCAATGTAGTTCTCGCGGTCGGACAGACCGAAACCAGAAACCAACGACTCGAGGTGATCACGCTCGACACGACGATCACGATCGACGACACGAACGCCGCTCCGCTAGTCGAAACTCAGACTTCAAAGGTCGACGAAGTGATCGGTGCCCGCGAGATCGAAAATCTGCCGCTCAATGGCCGCAATTTTCTCGAACTGGCGCTGCTTACCCCTGGAAACTCGATCGCGCCCAATTTTGATCCGACGAAAACGAACACCGTCGTCATCTCGTCCGCCGGCCAGCTCGGCCGCGGCGGCAACGTGATGGTCGACGGAACCGACAACAACGACGACCTCGTCGGCGGTGCGCTGATCAATATTTCGCAGGACGCTGTCCAGGAATTCCAGGTCGCGACGAACCGCTTTTCCGCCGAGTTCGGCCGTTCGGCGTCGTCGATCATCAACATCGTCACCAAAAGCGGTACGAACCGTCTGCGCGGGTCGCTGTCTTTCTATGAACGCGACCGGCGTTTGCAGGAACTGCCCGCGACCTTTGACCGGTCACAACCGACGCCCCCTTTCGACCGCCAGCAGTATTCGTTCACGCTCGGCGGGCCGATCATCAAGGACAGACTCTGGGCGTTCGGAGCCGCCGAATACCGCGATCAGGACGGCGCGACGCTGGTCGGAATCCGCAATGTCGCGACGCGCACGATCACGCGCGGGTTCGCGACCGCGCCGCTCAAGAATCTTCTTCTGAACAGCCGTTTGGATTATCAGGCGAACGCGAAGAACAACGTGAATTTTCGTTATTCGTTTGAGGACATCGACGCCACCGACGCCAGCAAACTCGACCGCCCGATCGGTTCGGCGTCGTACCGGCAGATCCTGAAGAACCGTTTCCATTCGTTTATGACGAACTGGACGAGCGTCATTTCGCCCAAGTTCGTTAATAATTTCAGCTTCAGCGTCAATAACTTTGACAACGACACGGCGCCAACCGTCGACGGCATCCAGTTCACCTTCCCGAGCATTCTGGACGGTGCGAGTTTTCGCGTGCCGCAGGCGACGAAACAAAATCGCCTGCAGTTCACGAACGCGATGACGGCGGTGCTCGGCGAGCATACGCTCAAGTTCGGCGGTGAATACCAAAGAATCGACGGAACCCTGAATCTCGGTGTTTTCCGGCAGGGCCGGATCGAGTTCGTTCAGGACTTCGCCAACTTCGACCGCAACAACGACGGCCGGATCGATGACGGCGATCTGCTGTTCGCAGTCACGCTTCGCAGCGGATTGCCGAATCAGGATCTGAATCTCCAGGATATCGACAACAACTATTTCGCCTTTTTCGTGCAGGACGATTGGCGCGTCCTCCCGAATCTGACGCTCAACCTCGGATTGCGTTACGAGGTCGACACGAACGTCAAGAACAATTCCGGGTACGGAGGGATCAATCCGCTCGTCGCGTCGTTCTATCGCGGAAACCGCAGCGTCGACACGGATAATTTTGCCCCGCGGGTCGGTTTCAATCTCGCGTTGCTCGACGACAAGTTGAGCATTCACGGCGGTTACGGGATCTATTACGACCGCGTCACGCTCGAACTGATCACGCTCGAACGCGGGCTCGACGGACGCGCGCTGCCGGTTCAGGTTCGCGCCGGAAACGCTTTGACGGATCCGAACGGCGTGCCGATCTTTCTCGACCAAAACGGCCGTTTTTTGCCGTTCGCTCCGACCATCCAGAATCCGTACATCGGTTTTGTTTTGCCGGGCGCGGGCGCCTCGGGTATCAATATCATCGACAACGATCTTGAGAATCCGATGATCCAACAGTCGAATCTGGGGATTCAGTGGGAGTTCTACCGAAACTTCGTACTTCGTGCGGACTATCTTCGCAATTTCGGGACGAATTTCATCATTGGACGCACCATCGGTACGGTCAACAACCCTGTGGTCGGTGGCCCGGACCGCGTTGTCAACCTCGAATCGAGCGTCAAGTTCTTTTACGACGGCCTTCTGCTCAGTTTCGAAAAACGCTTCGCGGACCGTTTCGGTTTCCGCGCCGCGTACACGCTCTCGAAAGCTTTCAATTACTCGAACGACGATCAGATCCCGTTTTCGAACGGACCGCTCGATCCGAACAATTTGCAGCTCGATTTCGGACCGACGCCGAACGATCAACGGCACCGTTTTACGCTCGCGGGAACAATCGAGATGCCGTACGGCTTTCGTTTGTCGCCGATCCTGACGCTGGCGTCGGGCGTTCCGATGGACATTCTCGTGCCGGGCGGCGCCAACCGCGTTCCTGCGATTCAGCGCAACGCCGGCGGGCGTCTGTTCGGGAACGCGTCTGAGTTGAACGCTTTTCTGACGGCGTACAACGCCGGACAAGCGGTCGCGAATCGCCTTCCGCTTGCTCCGGCAAACGCGCGATTCAACGATAATTTCAGTTCGCTCGACCTGCGCTTCTCGAAGGTCTTCAAGTTTAAGGAGCGATTCCGGCTTGAGCCGATCGTCGAGGTCTTCAACGTCTTCAACACGACGAACATTCTCGGCGTTTCGAACACGAATTACTCGGGGTTCGGCAACGTCCTCGGAACGGCCGGATTCGGTCAGCCGGTGACGACCGCCGGCGGCGTGTTCGGTTCCGGCGGCCCGCGCGCCTTCCAGTTCGCGGCGCGATTCACGTTCTAG
- a CDS encoding peroxidase codes for MVDALRADYKTAPITDAERVMCDYVVQLTKDATKIHPKYHDSLRAAGFDDTAILQITLIASWFNYINRVADSLGIGRE; via the coding sequence ATGGTCGACGCGCTTCGCGCCGACTACAAAACGGCACCGATCACGGATGCCGAACGGGTGATGTGCGACTACGTCGTGCAATTGACGAAGGACGCGACAAAGATCCATCCGAAGTACCACGACAGCCTCCGCGCCGCCGGGTTCGACGACACCGCGATCCTCCAGATCACTCTGATCGCCTCGTGGTTCAACTACATCAATCGGGTCGCGGACTCGCTGGGGATCGGTCGGGAGTAA
- the cax gene encoding calcium/proton exchanger, with translation MTQTQTSSWLRPSLDWLLIFIPVAVALRFVPSFENPTALFIVSCLAIIPLAGWMGKATEHLAEHMGQGIGGLLNATFGNAAELIIALFALSKGLEGVVKASITGSIIGNMLLVLGLSVVAGGAKYKIQKFDRTAASTTATALTLAAIALLVPTIFHQVAAQVPVANGGWTPEKEQNLSLAIAIVLFLTYLGTLYFSLVTHKSYFVGEAMQGSAQEVGEEEEASGDHWSKGKAITVLLVATGFVALISEFLVGAVEAARGALGFTEVFVGVIVVAIIGNAAEHSSAILMAMRNKMDLSLGIALGSSLQIALFVAPILIFASYLFGKPMNLEFTIPEVVAVIASVLIAQQISSDGESNWVEGLQLLAVYTILGILFFFLPDPHHAVTDAVKSATGH, from the coding sequence ATGACACAAACCCAAACTTCATCTTGGCTCAGACCGTCGCTCGATTGGTTGTTGATCTTCATTCCGGTCGCGGTCGCTCTGCGTTTTGTCCCGTCGTTCGAGAATCCGACGGCGCTTTTTATCGTTTCGTGCCTCGCGATCATTCCGCTCGCCGGGTGGATGGGAAAAGCGACCGAGCATCTTGCCGAACATATGGGGCAAGGGATCGGCGGGCTCTTGAACGCGACATTCGGAAACGCGGCCGAACTGATCATCGCTCTTTTCGCGCTGTCAAAAGGACTCGAAGGCGTCGTCAAGGCATCGATCACGGGTTCGATCATCGGCAATATGCTGCTTGTACTCGGACTATCGGTTGTTGCGGGCGGAGCGAAGTACAAGATTCAGAAGTTCGACCGCACCGCCGCGAGTACCACCGCGACGGCGCTGACGCTGGCGGCCATCGCGCTGCTCGTGCCGACTATTTTCCATCAGGTTGCGGCGCAGGTCCCCGTTGCGAACGGCGGCTGGACGCCGGAGAAAGAGCAGAACCTGAGTCTGGCGATCGCGATCGTCTTGTTTCTTACTTATTTGGGAACGCTTTATTTTTCGCTCGTCACTCATAAAAGCTATTTTGTCGGAGAGGCGATGCAGGGTTCGGCGCAGGAGGTCGGTGAGGAAGAAGAAGCGTCCGGCGATCACTGGTCAAAAGGGAAAGCGATCACGGTTTTGCTGGTGGCGACCGGATTCGTCGCCTTGATTTCGGAGTTCCTCGTCGGCGCTGTCGAGGCGGCGCGCGGTGCGCTTGGATTTACCGAAGTGTTCGTCGGCGTGATCGTCGTCGCGATCATCGGCAACGCGGCCGAGCATTCGTCGGCGATTCTGATGGCGATGCGCAACAAAATGGATCTCAGTTTGGGTATCGCGCTCGGATCGAGTTTGCAGATCGCGCTATTCGTCGCGCCCATTTTGATTTTCGCGTCTTATCTTTTCGGCAAGCCGATGAATCTCGAGTTCACGATTCCCGAAGTCGTCGCGGTCATTGCCTCGGTCCTGATCGCGCAGCAGATTTCGTCGGACGGCGAAAGCAACTGGGTCGAAGGACTCCAACTCCTCGCGGTTTACACCATTCTCGGGATCCTGTTCTTCTTTTTGCCCGATCCGCACCACGCGGTTACGGACGCAGTGAAATCGGCGACCGGGCATTAG